The following are encoded in a window of Qipengyuania soli genomic DNA:
- a CDS encoding sensor histidine kinase, which translates to MHFDDRLATVLRNRATGERAGKTQFRQLIDLLGERPQAGDPALKAAAYLRLIALAEMIPVPERAKIVGETGWRFRNPELVRWFGEAHPSIAAAALYRAELSGAEWEELIPRLPIRARGFLRHRRDLPMEAVRVLDQLGVQDRALPLPDMVQMLVDDPDEAAAPEIPEAPEPLILSPANDIEVASEEEPESQAGSEPAQEPEPAAKMPDGEGIRALVERIETFKRNRAEATANDAPSLPMAGLDAAPVRKRIDAFIFGTDSEGRIDWAEGDVAAMVIGTTLTARHDADAREDDFASALLHRRPLRGARFTLSGAPAISGDWIVDATPRFTRGDGRFFGYAGRFRRSAGMAEADRNAGADRLRQLLHELRTPVNAMQGYSEVIQQQVFGPTPHEYRALAASIAGDSARILAGFDELDRLAKLETGAIDLEAGASDFAGIVRTQVKQLQSVLSPRVARFDATVHEVAALLPLAQQEAEMLAWRVLATLAGATGAGEAIKLDLKTEGDEVSLRAQLPASLAATEELFSSEARSASSTLSSGIFGAGFSLRLARAEARSAGGELVRDDKWLILSLPLLTPEDALPSPNDINGRAAG; encoded by the coding sequence ATGCATTTCGACGACCGCCTCGCCACTGTGCTGCGCAACCGCGCCACGGGCGAGCGCGCGGGAAAGACGCAATTCCGGCAACTTATCGACCTTTTGGGCGAACGGCCGCAGGCCGGTGACCCCGCGCTCAAGGCCGCCGCATACCTGCGACTCATCGCACTGGCAGAGATGATTCCCGTCCCCGAGCGCGCCAAGATCGTCGGTGAAACCGGCTGGCGGTTCCGCAATCCGGAGCTGGTTCGCTGGTTCGGGGAGGCCCATCCGTCGATCGCGGCCGCTGCCCTCTATCGCGCCGAACTGTCCGGCGCCGAGTGGGAAGAGCTGATACCGCGCCTGCCGATCCGCGCGCGCGGCTTCCTCCGCCATCGCCGCGACCTTCCCATGGAAGCGGTTCGCGTGCTCGACCAGCTGGGCGTCCAGGACCGTGCGCTTCCCCTGCCCGACATGGTGCAGATGCTGGTCGACGATCCGGACGAGGCTGCAGCGCCCGAAATTCCCGAAGCACCCGAGCCGCTGATCCTTTCCCCTGCAAACGACATCGAAGTCGCAAGTGAGGAAGAACCGGAATCCCAAGCGGGGTCGGAACCCGCGCAGGAGCCGGAACCAGCTGCGAAAATGCCCGATGGCGAAGGCATCCGTGCGCTGGTCGAGCGGATCGAGACCTTCAAGCGCAACCGCGCCGAAGCAACGGCGAATGATGCGCCTTCGCTGCCCATGGCCGGGCTGGACGCGGCGCCTGTACGCAAGCGGATCGATGCTTTTATCTTCGGCACCGATTCCGAAGGACGGATCGACTGGGCCGAAGGCGACGTCGCCGCAATGGTCATCGGGACCACGCTCACCGCACGACATGATGCCGATGCGCGCGAGGACGATTTCGCTTCAGCGCTGCTTCACCGTCGGCCCCTTCGAGGAGCTCGCTTCACCCTGAGCGGCGCTCCTGCCATTTCCGGCGACTGGATCGTCGATGCCACCCCGCGGTTTACCCGCGGGGACGGCCGGTTCTTCGGCTACGCCGGCCGCTTCCGGCGCTCGGCTGGCATGGCAGAGGCAGACCGCAATGCCGGGGCAGACCGCTTGCGCCAGCTGCTCCACGAACTGCGCACGCCGGTCAATGCCATGCAGGGTTATTCCGAGGTCATCCAACAGCAGGTTTTTGGCCCGACACCGCACGAATACCGCGCCCTCGCCGCCTCGATCGCGGGGGACAGCGCCCGCATCCTGGCCGGGTTCGACGAACTCGATCGCCTGGCAAAGCTGGAGACGGGTGCCATTGATCTCGAGGCAGGGGCCAGCGACTTCGCAGGGATCGTGCGCACGCAGGTCAAGCAACTCCAGTCCGTGCTCAGCCCGCGCGTCGCGCGCTTCGATGCGACCGTGCATGAGGTTGCCGCTCTCCTTCCGCTGGCTCAGCAGGAGGCCGAGATGCTCGCGTGGCGCGTATTGGCGACTTTGGCCGGTGCCACAGGTGCAGGCGAGGCGATCAAGCTCGACCTCAAGACCGAGGGGGACGAAGTTTCGCTGCGGGCACAGTTGCCGGCATCGCTCGCCGCGACCGAGGAACTGTTCTCGTCGGAAGCCCGGTCGGCATCGAGCACGCTAAGCTCTGGCATCTTCGGTGCCGGCTTCTCGCTGCGGCTGGCCCGTGCCGAGGCGCGCTCTGCCGGCGGTGAGCTCGTTCGCGACGACAAGTGGTTGATCCTGTCGCTCCCGCTCTTGACCCCCGAGGATGCCCTGCCTAGCCCCAACGACATCAATGGTCGCGCCGCGGGATAA
- a CDS encoding GGDEF domain-containing protein has protein sequence MREQILGLITPLMALIFFSVFLLLWRRGKMGSYVLAFAGAYLFFGLGFVATHLLPDTGAFYVFHLTQLFYTAGSVCVIWGATRRVNQHVSLPVLGLVYVLTALTLAVAVGMSDETGPRLYIVNTGYGVMFTIGTMALLQAPRRSALDKLVTVLFAISAAQFFIRPALTLLIAGGSAASDYRESIYYSVLSVAVTIQSLATAVCLIWACAWDLIQGERERAQRDVLTGLRSRRAFEQDALSTIERAKQEGVPIAIVVADIDHFKSVNDVYGHQVGDKAIAIFGSVVDGMIRHSDIAGRIGGEEFCIIAWNCDAASAKTMADRIRRRFADTRIAGMPDDTRLTASFGVAARREGEGYGKLFARADAELYRAKESGRDRVCLPERENNLARLPLDREVRTASA, from the coding sequence ATGCGCGAACAGATACTTGGGCTGATCACGCCGTTGATGGCGCTGATCTTTTTCAGCGTGTTCCTGCTGCTTTGGCGGCGGGGCAAGATGGGGTCCTACGTCCTTGCCTTTGCCGGGGCCTACCTGTTTTTTGGTCTCGGATTCGTCGCGACACACCTTCTCCCCGATACGGGCGCATTTTACGTCTTTCACCTCACCCAGCTATTCTACACCGCAGGCAGCGTGTGCGTGATCTGGGGCGCGACAAGGCGTGTGAACCAGCACGTCTCGCTGCCGGTCCTGGGTCTCGTCTATGTCCTGACAGCGTTGACGCTCGCGGTTGCCGTCGGAATGTCCGATGAGACGGGCCCCCGGCTCTATATCGTGAACACCGGATATGGAGTGATGTTCACAATCGGCACGATGGCGCTGCTGCAAGCTCCGCGGCGCTCAGCACTCGACAAACTCGTGACAGTCCTGTTCGCGATTTCCGCAGCGCAGTTCTTCATCCGTCCCGCGTTGACCCTGCTGATCGCGGGGGGCTCGGCTGCCAGCGATTATCGGGAATCCATCTACTATTCGGTGCTTAGCGTCGCAGTGACCATCCAATCGCTGGCGACGGCCGTATGCCTGATCTGGGCATGTGCGTGGGACCTGATCCAGGGCGAGCGCGAGCGAGCCCAGCGCGATGTGCTGACCGGCTTGCGTTCGCGCCGCGCATTCGAGCAGGACGCGCTCTCAACCATAGAGCGTGCCAAGCAGGAGGGCGTCCCGATAGCGATCGTCGTCGCCGACATCGACCATTTCAAGAGCGTCAACGACGTCTATGGCCACCAGGTCGGCGACAAGGCGATCGCCATTTTCGGTTCGGTGGTCGACGGCATGATCCGTCACAGCGACATCGCCGGACGCATCGGGGGTGAGGAATTCTGCATCATCGCGTGGAACTGTGATGCGGCAAGCGCCAAGACCATGGCCGATCGCATTCGTCGACGGTTCGCAGATACCCGGATTGCCGGAATGCCGGACGACACTCGCCTGACCGCAAGCTTTGGCGTCGCAGCGCGACGCGAGGGCGAAGGCTATGGCAAGTTGTTCGCGCGGGCCGATGCCGAGCTGTACCGCGCCAAGGAGAGCGGTCGCGACCGCGTTTGCCTGCCTGAGCGTGAGAACAATCTTGCCCGACTGCCGCTGGATCGCGAGGTCCGCACGGCCTCGGCCTAG
- a CDS encoding DUF2474 domain-containing protein, with product MRLAPLDGAEKAEGQPLWRRLGWMAAIWLASVTLLGAVAYLLRLWFS from the coding sequence ATGCGGCTCGCGCCGCTGGATGGTGCCGAGAAAGCCGAAGGGCAGCCACTCTGGCGCCGCCTCGGCTGGATGGCGGCAATTTGGCTGGCAAGTGTCACCCTGCTGGGAGCAGTCGCGTACCTGCTGAGGCTGTGGTTTTCCTGA
- a CDS encoding ArsR/SmtB family transcription factor — MSQAKLGERCPSIDALKALAHPSRLQILCTLGSNRLSVGEIEAATGITQPALSQQLRVLRDADLVEAEREAKQVFYCVHRERLEDVVDRIGNIIPVPRAKAA; from the coding sequence ATGAGCCAAGCAAAACTGGGCGAACGTTGTCCTTCGATCGATGCATTGAAGGCACTTGCGCATCCTTCGCGCCTCCAGATCCTCTGCACACTGGGATCGAACCGCCTGTCGGTCGGTGAGATCGAAGCGGCCACAGGTATTACCCAACCTGCATTGTCGCAACAGCTGCGCGTCCTGCGTGATGCGGACCTCGTCGAAGCCGAGCGGGAAGCGAAGCAGGTGTTCTACTGCGTCCATCGCGAGCGCCTGGAAGATGTCGTCGACCGGATAGGCAACATCATTCCCGTCCCCCGGGCGAAGGCCGCCTGA
- a CDS encoding M20/M25/M40 family metallo-hydrolase translates to MTRSPLALAALSLAIATPSNATSPPKWTLGDQAQKALEEDKTAWDFLEGITTEVGPRMAGTEAEARGRSWAVQWLTRNGFANVIEEPYDMQTWVRGEEKAEVTVPYAQPMRITALGTSASTGPDGIEAEVVYFPTYAHLQAAEPGSLNGKIAFISHDMRPTQDGSGYGFAGPARWTGAGLAASKGAIATVIRSIGTENHRTPHTGGTTFPEGVAATPAGALSNPDADNLERIFARQPRSVRMKLVLTPRDLGTTKSGNVTGEIVGRDPSLPPVLLACHLDSWDLGTGAIDDGAGCAIIAAAAKQVAAHGKPLRTIRVLFAGAEETGLWGSKAYAAAHKDEPFLLGIESDFGADRIWRIDSNFTKTDADLYAQLSAAVAPFGVAPSMQQAGGGADLNVVREQKGALVDLQQDGTRYFDLHHTPDDTLDKVDPVQLRQNVAVWTAVVGTLANRANGIKLAE, encoded by the coding sequence ATGACAAGGTCGCCACTCGCGCTCGCCGCGCTCTCGCTCGCCATCGCCACTCCCTCGAACGCGACCTCGCCGCCCAAATGGACGCTCGGCGACCAGGCGCAGAAGGCCCTCGAAGAGGACAAGACTGCGTGGGATTTTCTCGAGGGGATCACGACAGAGGTCGGACCGCGCATGGCTGGGACCGAGGCCGAGGCAAGGGGCCGTAGCTGGGCGGTCCAGTGGCTCACGCGCAATGGCTTCGCCAATGTGATCGAAGAGCCATACGACATGCAGACCTGGGTACGCGGAGAGGAAAAGGCGGAGGTCACCGTCCCCTATGCCCAGCCGATGCGCATTACGGCACTCGGGACGAGTGCCTCCACCGGACCCGACGGCATCGAGGCCGAAGTGGTATATTTCCCGACCTACGCGCACCTCCAGGCGGCGGAACCGGGCAGCCTGAACGGGAAGATCGCATTCATCAGCCATGACATGCGCCCGACGCAGGACGGCTCTGGCTATGGCTTCGCCGGACCCGCCCGCTGGACCGGTGCAGGCCTCGCCGCCAGCAAGGGTGCCATCGCCACGGTTATCCGCTCGATCGGGACCGAGAACCACCGCACGCCCCATACCGGCGGCACGACCTTCCCGGAAGGGGTCGCCGCGACCCCGGCCGGCGCATTGTCCAATCCCGATGCCGACAACCTCGAACGCATCTTCGCACGCCAGCCCAGGAGCGTGCGGATGAAGCTCGTCCTCACGCCGCGCGACCTTGGAACGACGAAGAGTGGGAATGTGACAGGCGAAATCGTCGGCCGCGACCCCTCGCTTCCGCCGGTCCTTCTCGCCTGCCATCTGGACAGCTGGGATCTCGGTACCGGGGCTATAGACGATGGTGCAGGCTGCGCCATCATCGCGGCTGCCGCCAAGCAGGTGGCGGCGCACGGCAAGCCGCTGCGCACCATCCGCGTGCTCTTCGCAGGGGCCGAGGAGACCGGGCTGTGGGGCTCCAAGGCTTATGCCGCGGCGCATAAGGATGAGCCCTTCTTGCTCGGGATTGAAAGCGACTTCGGGGCCGACCGCATCTGGCGGATCGACAGCAATTTCACGAAGACCGACGCCGACTTGTACGCGCAGCTTTCTGCGGCAGTAGCGCCTTTCGGTGTCGCCCCGTCCATGCAGCAGGCAGGGGGTGGAGCTGATCTCAATGTGGTGCGCGAGCAGAAGGGGGCACTGGTCGACCTGCAGCAGGACGGAACGCGCTATTTCGACCTGCATCACACTCCCGACGATACGCTGGACAAGGTCGATCCGGTGCAGCTTCGCCAGAATGTCGCTGTCTGGACTGCTGTTGTCGGCACGCTGGCCAACAGGGCAAACGGGATAAAACTGGCCGAATAG
- a CDS encoding glycosyltransferase: MEEVEFEVVAGTLPTVAILFTHFAPYHIDRIEAAAARLKGRARVLGVECASGEDTYSWEPKRETCEADYLTLFPGRKYEDIGRLERLIAYAEKLRHCEWVLSGIPWSDVDIVALSWRRRAKGRKMVAMSCSKFDDKPRNLVREQVKSKLLQGYSSAIVAGPRQRDYLMFLGFDEADILPGYNTLSVERVRQQAPFEPVAWADRPFTYVGRLVGKKNLPTLLEGYRRYAAAAGKGARRLMLVGDGPLRGELETLAETLGIANCVTFAGATDSAGVSAQLSRALALCLVSTEEQWGNVVNEAVALGIPSITSPNVGAGDALVRSGVSGHVVEPASPESIARAMAATASSEANWVELSRAASEHTWLADAARFADAVEMLVDPENGPAADIERFWQECEVG, encoded by the coding sequence ATGGAAGAGGTCGAGTTCGAAGTTGTGGCGGGAACGCTTCCCACGGTCGCGATACTGTTCACCCACTTCGCGCCCTATCACATCGACCGGATCGAAGCGGCAGCCGCACGGCTCAAGGGCAGGGCGAGAGTGCTTGGCGTCGAGTGTGCAAGCGGCGAAGATACCTATTCGTGGGAGCCCAAACGCGAGACTTGCGAGGCGGACTACCTCACGTTGTTTCCGGGCCGGAAATACGAGGACATCGGAAGGCTCGAACGGCTGATCGCCTATGCGGAGAAGCTCCGGCATTGCGAATGGGTGCTCTCGGGCATCCCGTGGAGCGACGTGGACATAGTTGCCCTGTCATGGCGCAGGCGGGCGAAGGGGCGCAAGATGGTGGCGATGTCGTGCTCCAAGTTCGACGACAAGCCGCGCAACCTCGTACGCGAACAGGTGAAGTCGAAGCTCCTCCAGGGTTATTCCTCGGCAATCGTCGCCGGTCCGCGCCAGCGCGACTACCTGATGTTCCTCGGTTTCGACGAAGCTGATATCCTGCCGGGTTACAACACGCTTTCGGTGGAACGCGTCAGGCAGCAAGCCCCCTTCGAACCCGTCGCGTGGGCAGATCGCCCTTTCACCTATGTCGGGCGACTGGTCGGAAAGAAGAACCTGCCGACATTGCTGGAAGGATATCGGCGATATGCAGCGGCAGCGGGGAAGGGCGCGCGAAGGCTCATGCTTGTCGGCGACGGTCCTCTTCGCGGGGAACTTGAAACACTTGCGGAAACCCTCGGGATTGCGAATTGCGTCACCTTTGCCGGAGCGACCGACAGTGCAGGCGTGTCGGCGCAACTCAGCCGCGCTCTCGCGCTGTGCCTCGTCTCCACCGAAGAACAATGGGGCAATGTCGTGAACGAGGCCGTGGCCCTGGGCATCCCCTCGATAACTTCGCCCAACGTCGGTGCGGGTGACGCACTGGTCCGGAGCGGGGTGAGCGGGCATGTCGTCGAACCGGCCTCGCCCGAAAGTATCGCTCGGGCCATGGCAGCAACAGCTTCGAGCGAGGCCAACTGGGTTGAACTCAGCCGCGCCGCATCGGAACACACATGGCTCGCCGACGCGGCGCGATTTGCCGATGCCGTCGAGATGCTCGTGGACCCGGAAAACGGCCCAGCAGCGGACATCGAACGCTTTTGGCAGGAATGCGAAGTCGGTTGA
- a CDS encoding MATE family efflux transporter, with protein sequence MNSRRANPTPNIDTRVIWAIALPAMITNVATALIGVGDMWIVGQLGDAATQGAVDVGAKLFAVLFTVMNFLKTGTTGLVAQAGTRLGQREQAAIILRGLVVGFAIAIVLLIAKPVLLPLMLRALGADGDVAIAARTYADIRYWSAPAVMANFAFVGFLVGRRRMREVLVIEIAYNALNVALGLWLALGLDWGIAGIGWSSFIAEFAKLGACAFLVRRRDAADLREAIADRAHLSLAALRPFLSVNRDLFLRTVVLMVALAALTRLGAERGPVVLAANGIIYQLFVLSALLLDGFENAAQVLNGERMGAEDREGFIAYVRAILWRGFAVAGLLAILFALAGRTIIESFAATGAVAHEASAMLPWLIAIPFAGIASFVFDGVFVGASWTRALLVSMAGAAAGYAVLLWLTWPFGNSGLWLSFVAFLVLRAGLQMAQMPRLLRG encoded by the coding sequence GTGAACTCCAGACGCGCGAACCCGACACCGAACATCGATACCCGAGTGATCTGGGCCATCGCGCTCCCCGCAATGATTACCAATGTTGCGACCGCGCTGATCGGCGTCGGGGACATGTGGATCGTCGGCCAGCTCGGCGATGCAGCGACCCAAGGTGCGGTCGATGTCGGGGCCAAGCTTTTCGCAGTCCTCTTCACCGTGATGAACTTCCTCAAGACCGGGACTACCGGCCTGGTCGCACAAGCGGGCACGCGCTTGGGCCAGCGCGAGCAGGCAGCAATCATTTTGCGCGGCCTGGTGGTCGGGTTTGCCATCGCAATCGTGTTGCTGATCGCGAAACCGGTGCTGCTGCCCCTCATGCTCAGGGCTCTTGGAGCGGACGGAGATGTGGCCATCGCGGCCCGGACATATGCCGATATCCGCTACTGGAGCGCCCCCGCGGTCATGGCGAATTTTGCTTTTGTCGGCTTTCTTGTCGGTCGTCGGCGCATGCGCGAGGTCCTGGTCATCGAAATTGCCTACAATGCCCTGAATGTTGCGCTTGGCCTGTGGCTCGCGCTCGGCCTCGACTGGGGCATTGCGGGCATTGGCTGGTCGAGCTTCATCGCAGAATTCGCGAAGCTTGGTGCCTGCGCCTTCCTCGTGAGGCGTCGCGATGCCGCGGACCTGCGTGAAGCTATCGCCGATCGCGCGCACTTGTCGCTGGCGGCGCTGCGCCCGTTTCTCTCGGTGAACCGGGATCTCTTCCTGAGAACGGTGGTGCTGATGGTAGCGCTTGCCGCCCTCACCCGACTTGGGGCCGAAAGGGGGCCGGTGGTGCTCGCCGCCAACGGCATCATCTACCAGCTCTTCGTCCTTTCCGCGCTTCTCCTCGACGGCTTCGAGAATGCTGCGCAGGTCCTCAACGGCGAACGCATGGGGGCCGAGGATCGCGAAGGATTCATCGCTTACGTCAGGGCGATCCTGTGGCGCGGCTTCGCAGTCGCCGGCCTGCTTGCGATCTTGTTCGCTCTTGCCGGTCGCACAATAATCGAAAGCTTCGCCGCGACAGGAGCTGTAGCGCACGAAGCATCCGCCATGTTGCCTTGGCTGATTGCGATTCCCTTCGCAGGCATTGCAAGCTTCGTATTCGACGGGGTCTTCGTCGGCGCCAGCTGGACCCGCGCCCTACTGGTCAGCATGGCAGGTGCCGCAGCAGGCTATGCAGTCCTGCTTTGGCTAACCTGGCCGTTTGGCAATAGCGGACTCTGGCTGTCCTTCGTCGCGTTCCTGGTATTGAGGGCGGGCCTGCAAATGGCCCAGATGCCAAGGTTGCTGCGAGGCTAG
- the cydB gene encoding cytochrome d ubiquinol oxidase subunit II: MGVDIDLTTVWAFIIAFAVFAYVIMDGFDLGIGILFPFFDVGVERDQAMNSIAPVWDGNETWLVLGGGGLLAAFPMAYGIVLPATYPLIIAMLLGLVFRGVAFEFRWRDPGHRAFWDFAFTVGSIVAAMSQGMVLGALLQGIEVVDRAYAGTWFDWLTPYTLLTGLGVTAGYALLGATWLIVKVEGRCLDHAYRLAKVTFFATLGLLVAVSLYTPFLDAQYFERWFTMPNVLFAAQVPLLTGIIAFALLRALAKRRTYRPFLLALGLFLLGMAGLGVSMWPYVVPDQVTIWDAAAPERSQVFMLWGTAFIMPVILAYTGWAYWVFRGKVGTEGYH; the protein is encoded by the coding sequence ATGGGCGTTGATATCGACCTTACCACCGTCTGGGCTTTCATCATCGCCTTCGCGGTTTTCGCCTATGTCATCATGGACGGTTTCGACCTCGGCATCGGCATCCTCTTCCCCTTCTTCGATGTGGGGGTGGAGCGCGACCAGGCGATGAACTCGATCGCGCCCGTGTGGGACGGGAACGAGACTTGGCTGGTGTTGGGAGGAGGGGGGCTCCTTGCTGCATTCCCGATGGCCTACGGTATCGTGCTGCCGGCGACCTATCCGCTCATTATCGCCATGTTGTTGGGGCTCGTGTTTCGCGGAGTAGCCTTCGAATTCCGCTGGCGCGACCCGGGACACAGGGCGTTCTGGGACTTCGCCTTCACCGTCGGTTCCATCGTTGCCGCGATGTCTCAGGGGATGGTGCTCGGCGCGTTGTTGCAGGGGATCGAAGTGGTCGACCGCGCATATGCGGGTACCTGGTTCGACTGGCTGACGCCGTATACGCTGCTGACCGGACTGGGTGTTACCGCAGGCTATGCGCTGCTTGGCGCGACGTGGCTCATTGTGAAAGTGGAGGGACGCTGTCTCGATCATGCCTATCGCCTCGCCAAGGTGACATTCTTTGCCACTTTGGGGCTTCTTGTCGCGGTGAGCCTCTACACGCCGTTCCTCGATGCGCAGTACTTCGAACGCTGGTTCACCATGCCCAATGTGCTGTTCGCCGCCCAGGTCCCGCTGCTGACGGGGATCATCGCATTCGCCTTGCTGCGTGCGCTGGCGAAGCGGCGGACCTATCGCCCGTTCTTGCTCGCCCTCGGCCTGTTCCTGCTTGGGATGGCGGGGTTGGGCGTATCGATGTGGCCTTATGTTGTGCCCGACCAGGTGACCATCTGGGACGCCGCTGCACCCGAGCGCAGCCAAGTCTTCATGCTCTGGGGCACCGCCTTCATCATGCCCGTGATCCTCGCCTACACCGGCTGGGCCTATTGGGTCTTCCGCGGCAAGGTCGGGACGGAAGGGTACCACTGA
- a CDS encoding polysaccharide deacetylase family protein: MSPVYLVDWPVANSPVAQEVIGSAVAAGKAEIGIQLHPWVNPPFDEEVDRHNSFAGNLPHALEREKFSLLRDLIEEKFATPPRIYRAGRYGIGRETARMLADSGVAIDTSVRACFDYSAEGGPDYSAHPVAPYWADGERKLLELPLTTVYWGMLRRQGETLYPLTKRFPRAAGVLSRLGLLERIALTPEGVSSEEALRGIDIALDDGLPLLVLSFHSPSLVPGYTPYVRDEDDLDRFYEWLRSVYGYFDLRGVRPTTVAEIMDAVDV, translated from the coding sequence GTGTCGCCCGTCTATCTCGTGGACTGGCCGGTCGCCAATTCGCCGGTGGCACAAGAAGTCATCGGTTCCGCGGTTGCAGCCGGGAAGGCAGAGATCGGCATCCAGCTGCATCCCTGGGTCAACCCGCCCTTCGATGAAGAGGTCGATCGCCACAACAGCTTCGCCGGGAACCTGCCGCACGCGCTCGAACGCGAGAAGTTCTCCCTCCTGCGCGACCTTATCGAAGAGAAGTTCGCAACCCCCCCCCGGATCTACCGCGCGGGTCGATACGGCATCGGCAGGGAAACCGCCCGCATGCTGGCCGACTCGGGTGTCGCTATCGACACCTCGGTGCGCGCCTGCTTCGACTACAGCGCCGAAGGTGGTCCGGACTACAGCGCCCATCCGGTCGCTCCCTATTGGGCCGATGGCGAGCGCAAGCTGCTCGAGCTGCCCCTGACCACCGTCTACTGGGGCATGCTCCGCCGCCAGGGAGAGACGCTCTATCCATTGACCAAGCGCTTTCCGCGCGCGGCAGGGGTCCTGTCACGCCTCGGCCTGCTTGAACGCATCGCGCTCACGCCCGAAGGCGTTTCGAGCGAAGAGGCGCTGCGCGGGATCGACATTGCGCTGGACGATGGCCTGCCACTGCTGGTGCTCAGCTTCCACAGCCCCTCGCTTGTTCCAGGTTACACACCATATGTTCGCGACGAGGACGATCTCGACCGGTTCTACGAATGGCTGCGGTCGGTATACGGCTATTTCGACTTGCGCGGGGTGCGGCCGACAACCGTTGCGGAAATCATGGACGCAGTCGACGTCTAG
- a CDS encoding cytochrome ubiquinol oxidase subunit I, whose translation MLDQFDALLLARIQFAFTVSFHFIFPAFSIGLASYLAVLEGLWLKTGQDLYRDLFKYWLKIFAIAFAMGVVSGIVMSYQFGTNWSVFSDKAGPVIGPLMAYEVLTAFFLEAGFLGVMLFGMNKVGRGLHFTATLMVALGTFVSAFWILSVNSWMQTPTGYEIGANGQFMPGESWLNIIFNPSFPYRLVHTVIAAYLTTAFVVGGVGAWHLLKDRTNAHARKMFSMAMWMAALVAPVQIFAGDMHGLNTLEHQPVKVMAMEGHYESHPDGAPLYLFGIPNDKERRLDYAVGIPKLSSLILKHESDAPLKGLDTVPDADQPPVFPVFWAFRVMVGIGFAMLGIGAWSLVARMRGKLYDWRPLHRAAVAMGPAGFVAVIAGWITTEVGRQPFTVYGLLRTAESASPLDAPAVAMSLLAFVLVYFAVFGVGTWYILRLMSGAPHPGEKGVKRTEKGPIRTAGITPGPTQNPGEDPDVLPDSAEEATDGR comes from the coding sequence ATGTTGGATCAGTTCGACGCGCTGCTGCTCGCCCGAATCCAGTTCGCCTTCACGGTGAGCTTCCACTTCATCTTCCCGGCATTCTCGATCGGGCTGGCGAGCTATCTCGCCGTGCTCGAAGGGCTGTGGCTGAAAACCGGTCAGGATCTTTATCGCGACCTGTTCAAGTACTGGCTGAAGATCTTCGCCATCGCCTTTGCCATGGGCGTCGTGAGCGGCATCGTGATGAGCTATCAGTTCGGGACCAACTGGTCGGTTTTCTCGGACAAGGCCGGGCCGGTCATCGGGCCGCTGATGGCCTACGAGGTGCTGACGGCATTCTTCCTCGAGGCAGGCTTTCTCGGCGTGATGCTGTTCGGCATGAACAAGGTCGGGCGCGGGTTGCATTTCACCGCCACGCTGATGGTTGCGCTGGGCACGTTCGTGTCGGCCTTCTGGATCCTGAGCGTGAACAGCTGGATGCAGACGCCGACCGGTTACGAGATTGGTGCAAACGGGCAATTCATGCCGGGCGAAAGCTGGCTGAACATCATTTTCAATCCCAGCTTCCCCTATCGTCTCGTTCACACGGTGATTGCGGCATACCTCACAACCGCGTTCGTCGTGGGAGGCGTTGGTGCTTGGCATCTCCTGAAAGACCGCACGAACGCCCACGCGCGCAAGATGTTCTCGATGGCGATGTGGATGGCGGCACTGGTCGCCCCGGTGCAGATTTTCGCAGGCGACATGCATGGACTCAACACGCTCGAGCACCAGCCGGTCAAGGTCATGGCGATGGAGGGGCATTACGAAAGTCATCCAGACGGCGCTCCGCTCTACCTGTTCGGCATTCCGAACGACAAGGAACGGCGGCTCGATTACGCGGTTGGCATTCCCAAGCTCTCCAGCTTGATCCTGAAGCATGAATCCGACGCACCGCTCAAGGGCCTCGACACAGTGCCCGACGCGGACCAGCCACCCGTATTCCCGGTCTTCTGGGCGTTCCGCGTCATGGTCGGCATCGGCTTCGCCATGCTCGGCATCGGCGCATGGAGCCTGGTCGCCCGGATGCGGGGCAAGCTATACGACTGGAGGCCGCTGCACCGCGCGGCGGTGGCAATGGGCCCTGCCGGTTTCGTCGCAGTGATCGCGGGCTGGATAACCACCGAAGTCGGGCGCCAGCCCTTCACGGTTTATGGCCTCCTCCGCACCGCCGAGAGCGCCAGTCCGCTCGACGCGCCCGCGGTGGCAATGTCGCTTCTGGCCTTTGTGCTGGTCTATTTCGCGGTTTTCGGTGTCGGCACCTGGTACATCCTGCGCCTTATGAGCGGCGCGCCGCATCCTGGCGAGAAGGGCGTCAAGCGCACCGAGAAGGGGCCGATCCGCACCGCCGGCATCACGCCCGGGCCAACGCAGAATCCCGGCGAGGATCCCGATGTCCTGCCCGACAGCGCCGAGGAGGCGACCGATGGGCGTTGA